The following DNA comes from Naumovozyma dairenensis CBS 421 chromosome 4, complete genome.
TTCACCAAGAACCATACGTTTTCAACACCAGACCAGATGGTGTTAATGTTATCAACGTTGGTAAGACTTGGGAAAAATTGGTATTGGCTGCCAGAATCATTGCTGCCATTCCAAACCCAGAAGATGTCGTTGCCATCTCCTCCAGAACTTATGGTCAAAGAGCTGTCTTGAAGTACGCTGCTCATACTGGTGCTACCCCAATTGCTGGTAGATTCACCCCAGGTAACTTCACTAACTATATCACCCGTTCTTTCAAGGAACCAAGATTAGTTATCGTTACTGACCCAAGATCCGATGCTCAAGCCATCAAGGAAGCTTCTTACGTTAACGTCCCAGTTATCGCTTTGACTGATTTGGATTCCCCATCTGAATACGTTGATGTTGCTATCCCATGTAATAACAGAGGTAGACACTCTATTGGTTTAATCTGGTACTTATTAGCTAGAGAAGTCTTGAGACTAAGAGGTGCTTTGACTGACAGAACTCAACCATGGTCTATCATGCCAGATTTATACTTCTACAGAAACCCAGAAGAAGCTGAACAAACTACTGAAGAAGCTACTGAAGAAGCtggtgaagaagaagttaaagaagaagCCACTGAAGAACAAGCTGGTGCTTCCGAATGGGCTGAAGAAATGCCGACGCCGTAGACTGGGTAATTAAGTAATATTTACATTAGTATATtagtataatataatgttttattaaaatataaaaaaaactgattctttattatgaatttaaatcttAATTTAAGTAATGAGTCCTTTCCAAGGGAAACATACTGAAATGGATTTACATGTGGTAATGGTTTACACTTTTAAGGCACATGAACACATTTCTCTGCGCTCAACGTTGTGTTCTTATAGTCTAACCTAATGTTAATCTCttattaatattgtttCTCAACTGAATTTCAAGTTTTTTTAGGAAGAGCGCTGGCGCGATAGATCCTCGAAATAGGACTTCAAAACCTGAATTAGACTACAACTAAAAACATGGCGGtatttcaagaaaaggTGAGCAGTTATTTCACACGTTGCCACAGAAGTGTCCAAGAGACTCTACTAATAAACAGAGACGATGCCAGTTTTGAAGGCTCGGTTATTAAAAGTTGCGGAGTTATCtgcaaaaatatttgacgAAAACTTCAATCCCACGGGAGCAAGAACAGGGGCCAAGATTCTTTCTCAACGACTTAAAGGTCCAGCAATAGCTAGTTATTATGGGAATCCCGATgtattgaaattcaaaCATTTGAAAACGCTCTATCCGAACTTTCAATTCACAGATccagaagaaaattatagaTTGGCGAAAATTGAAGCAAAGAAACGTCGTGGTAAAGGTGCCCCTAAGAAGACAAAAAAAGGTGATGTTAAAGGGAAAGGTAAGAAATAAACTGCCTAATTAatacttttttatttttctaaatAAAGAAGAGCATGTAAAAAAAGCCTtatgtataatatatattctatgTTACGATCTTTTTATTGATTAATCGATATTCGTTATAAACCTCTCGTATGAGTTTACCTATTCTTGTTGCTTCCCTACCAATGCATCTTTCAATGgtaaatataattcaagaatAGATGGAGATGTCTTAGGCAAAGAAGAATACAGTATATAGTAAAGCTTGTTTCTATTCATCATGATTGGTAAACCTCCTGCAATTTTCTTAACAGTACCTACggaaaaataattgatcTTCATTTGAGTCATTAGCGCAGAATAGGGCTTAAACATCGTACCAATTTTAATAGGActattttgtaattgtaaaACATAGGCTTCATTAGTATGTATATCAGTCACCTTCTTAACAATTGAAATACCGCCTGGAATTCTTTTCGGATCTTTCAACCTCAACatcaaaacaaacaatgGGAAATGATTAATCAATGCAATTAGTGATTCTAACCCGATCTCAACTGAAACTACCGTCATCTGTAAAAATGTGTAGAATACGTAAAAGGCCAAAACAGTTGGGgtcaaaaacaataatataataaacaaaacaGTACCAACTAACATTTGGTctaattgaaaataattatgaTCAATTCTGTCACGCAgtacattattttttttcccacagaaaagataaaataaacTCAACATTATACTTAAGTCCCAATGATATAATTTCCTGCTGATATggtaaaaaatataaatcgGAAGGAACAATatggaaaagaaatcaacTATCATCGAAATACCGAACGAACAGCCAATGCAACAAGTTACTTGTATGGTAATCTTTAGGAATATTCCTAAATTGTTTTCTCGCGTTATAGGCTCAATAAAGGATTCGTAAAAGAAAGAGATAATCCAAAGAAATATGTCACTTAAGAAAACCCCAAGttcttcattcaattttacACCAAACGGATTGTTAGCAAGAGTTTTTGACCCCTTTATTAggatattattgatgaaaaaatgaacaacGAAATGGAACATGGAGATAATAAAGTCAAAATATTGACCTATTATTGCTGCTAAAATCAGACCAAACGAAATATCGTTAAGAATCAGCCATATCGTGTTAAAAAATCGAATATATTCTGGATAATATTGACTAGGGAgatcttcttttaaaatatctGTCTTCTCTGAAGCATTACTTGGATGCTCTTTCGACCACAATGATGAAatcttgttcttgattTGCACGTATTGTAATGGGAAATAACATAACTGTTGGCACCTTAGATCTATCTGGCGGGCTGTTGCAGAGATATCGACTAAAGGAATAGACAACGTACTAAGTGAGTTGGAAACTAACTTAGCGGTTTGGCATATGCATACACTAACATAAAGAAAAGTACAGCCTATAAATCGATGTAAGCCTGTGGATGTATACCAAGTGTACATATAATCTACCTTAGTATAATCTAAGGCAATTGTTTCATTGGTGAATAAAGTCGGGTATAGATCCTTGAGTTCTTGTACATGTTTATGGAAAAGGTTAATTAAGCGTAAAGTTGCTCTCAGACGGGAATCCGTAGTATGATACCTGATATGGTTGGAAAGAAGCTGAAAGTTGTCAGCAGCTAAAGGTAGTAAATTTTCATCTGTGGTTTCTTTCTCTGGTAATATCAGAGGTATAGGTTCCAAAGAAAAGAACCGCATTGATTTTAATGGCGGTGCAAGGAATTCTATTATGAATgaatcttcatcttcgaAGACCCACATATTACTCCCTTTAGGTCTAATAGCAACCAACGAATATGGTGATTTAAGATTAATATCATGGAGAAACAGTTCTTGCGGAAGTACATCGAGAACTACAGTGTTTGCACCTTCTAAAGATATTGCCAGAGCCACAATACTTTCATTACTTTCATACCGCTTCTCTTTGTCCCTCAATTCTCTAGGCCAAAAAACGTAGTTACTCATTTCTTGCAATGAATAAGCTTATAATTGTCAGGCATCCTTCATACTGGATACTATAATCGAAGAACTTCTCTTTTCGTGGTATTTGGAAAACCAATTTTGTTTGATTTACTTTCAACGATTTTTCACTTGCATATTCAGTATCGCCGCTGAAAAATTTAGTAGCCAAAAATAACCATTAAAAATGGTACTTggtatataaaaatagaaGAGCATATGCAGATAAAGATAAACTacaataaagaaaattcaCTGTCTAGATTGTCGTGGCTATAACGGTTATTCTGTTGCAGAGATTTAATACCCAAATCTTgttaatttgtttattatgGATGGCAGAAGGAGCAGGGCTTTTACTGAGCCATCTGAAGCACAAGACATTTTTCGAGACCCTGATGATCAAACTAATCATAATGGACAAGACGCTCCTaaaccaataataatacccCAACTGAATATCATACCCCCACACAACCAATCAGATGAAACATTAGAGGGCAGTAGTACACAGTTAGAATCAAAGATGGCTAAAATCTTTAGGACTCATATTGGCTACAATAAGGATACAAGAAAACATCCAAAACTATCATTGCGTACTAATTCTGATTCTCAGATAAGTATCCAATCTGATGGCATCTCACCAAATATCCATTCTGCATTTCCAACTTTGCAAAATATAGGAACCAAAGATGAACGACTTCGAAGCCCACTACCAAGTGAAAGATCTAATAGGCGGCCATCTGCTTCCAGTAGTAACCCAGATGCACCGCCAAGATCTGCCAAAGTCTTATCATTAATCGCTCCTGAGGATATGGAcgaatttgaagatttggAGAAAGAATTTAGAAATGCCATAGATGAAAAAGGTTTGACCTGGCTGCCGCAGGTATCGCCGAAGAAGCCTGCCACTGTCGATACCACTTCACAAAACGGTCATGATGAACTACGTGTATCAGGTAAATGGTCTTATAACAATGAACAAACACCAGAAGAGGGGCCAAGTAGAACACCCAACTCAGCTGGAGTATATGGAGATGGTTCAATATTTGTAGACGATATTGGATCGAAAGAATTGGATACATCGTTTAAAGAGAATGATATTGCAGTATCCACTATTTCATTACCTTTACCAGATTTTGAACAACCACTAAATAAACCTATCCTTAAGACACTAAAACTATATGGTAATTCGATTGCTATGATTCCTCCAACCAATCCCATTAGAATTCGGTTGGCTAGATTCCATACAGACCGAAGGTACAAAACTGCCTATTTCTTACTACTATTGTTCTTCACCATCCTTTTATCATACAGAACGTATAACCCTCGCaatgttgattttttctatatattaaCGAATTGGTCGGATTACGTGATACTCACATTATTTGCTTATTTCACAGTTAATgatattacaaaaattcTGGCGTTTGGATTTTGGGATGATTCTCAAATGTTTGATGCACAAGGTCGAAATTACAGAACGATAGTTAATCGTATTGGGTTTTGGAAATCATACAAGCACTTGAGGAAGAAATACGGTTCAAATATTATAGATTTTTTCATCCCGCCCAAACTTCTTAATTTGGAGGAAAAGGCCAAATCAAAAAAGCATCATCTAAAAAGCTCCttaacaaaagaagaatttgagcaagaagaaaagttaTTCTATTCTCCACGGGCATTTGCGCGTTCATCATGGAATAGAATCGATCTAGTATcgtcattttctttttggcTCGGTATCTTCTTATCCATAAGAGGTTATGACAAGAGAGTTGGTATACGAGTTTTCAAACCACTTTCGGTCTTGAGAATATTACGCTTAGTAAATACAGATACAGGTTTGTCATCGATTTTGAGGGGGGTAAAACATGGTATTCGCCAATTGATTAACGTAGGTTTTATGTTGGTTTATTTCTGGGCCTTTTTCGGCATACTTGGTGTACAGACTTTTAAAGGTTCCTTCAGAAGACAATGTGTTTGGATTAATCCGGAAAACCCAACTGACACATACCAATATAGTAATCAATTTTGTGGTGGTTATCTTGAACCTGTAACAAAGGCTAGAATGCCATATGTATTTGCTGATGGATCGCCAGGTCCTATCTCAAAAGGGTTTCTCTGTCCCCAGTATTCTCAATgtatttctaattctaatcCATATAACGGAAGAATAAGCTTCGATAACATTGTCAACTCTATGGAAATggttttcattattatgaGTGCCAATACATTTACGGATTTGATGTACTATACAATGGATTCAGATGAAATGGCAGCTTgccttttcttcttattctCTATTTTCGTTCTAACAATAtggatgatgaatttaCTTATTGCCGTCTTAGTTTCTTCATTCGAATTAGCTAAcgaaaaattcaaaaggaaaaaactGGTAGCACCTTCTTATGAAAGTATGCCAGTTCGATTCATTAAGGGTTAttggaaatattttcaagtAAAGGCTGCTCAGACCAAATTCCCCAATTGGGCCAGCAGAAGTCTTCGCTATTACAGAAAAATTGAGTGGACTATGGTCGTTCTCATTCTTACTGATTTAATTATGCGATCTTGTATTGATGCCACCACCACCGCTGACTCTCTTCTATATTTCGCCAAAGTTGACAGAGCAATTTCAATCGTACTTTTTCTGGAATCTATGTTTCGATTGCTTTGCCATTTCCCTAACATATGGAAGTTTCTGACTAATACAAGTTATGTTTATGATTTCGTTATTTCTATCGTAACATTAATCACATCATGCTTAGCCGCTGATAAACGATTAGGACGTGTATATTATTGGCTTtcaattttccaaatctcCAGATTTTATAGAGTCATTCTCTCCTTTCCGTTTGTCAAGAAATTATGGAAACAAGTTTTAAAAAATGGTATTATGATATGGAACTTGTCTTCATTTTACTTTTCCCTCACTTTCCTTTCCTCTATCATCATGGCATTATATTTCGAAGGAGTGATTCCATTGGATGCCATGCAGGATAATTTACTGGGAATGACATCATTGccaaattcatttttatctttgTTTGTCATTGGGTCCACGGAAAATTGGACTGATATACTTTATGCTTTGCAGCAATATTCTCCTAACATTTCATCAGCGTTCTTCTGCTCAGTGTTGCTCATTATATGGTTTATTCTCTCCAATTCTGttgttttgaatattttcattgcTTTGATATCACAAAGTTTggaaattgatgaagacCAAAAAAGACCTCTACAAATTAAACATTACCTAAAGTACGTATACCCACAAAAGATTCAAGAATATACACATGCAACATTAATCACTAGgataagaaagaaatttttctcTCGAACTTCACCACAAGAAACAAGCGattttaaacaatttttgATTCGAGGTACAGCAATCATGAATATTGCTCAGAATATGGATGAATTAGCGAAAGAACTTAAGGAATCACAAGAAGATGCACCACTAAACACGGTTTTCTTTTGGTGTAGGAAACTCATAGCATATATTCCATTTAAAAAGATTAGACTATATTCAGATAATCCATTCTATAAAAAGCCAGAGGTAGTCTTCACTGAAGTGAATGACACTAATGGGAAAACATATGTTCTTGAATTGAAcgaatttgaagatgagAAACTTGCATATTTAAGAATGCATCCTGCTTTCAATTATTCCTACTTCATCTTCCCACCTAGACATAGATTTAGAAAGTTTTGCCAACGCCTAGTACCTCCAAGTACAGGCAAAAGAACCGATGGTATCCGATTCtatgaagatgaaacaGATTTATACAgtaaaagaagatattttcatcatttagAAAGGGACGTATTTGTCTTTCTTTATGCTATTGTTACTGTTTTGCTAGTTGTTTGTTCCTGTTATGTGACACCAATATATCGAAGAGATCATCATATGAACGTATGGAGTTGGGATACATCTTTGGATTGTGCTTTCATTTTTGTATTCCTATTTGAGTTTATGGTAAAGACCGTTGCCGATGGTTGGCTATACTCTCCTAATGCATATATAAGAAATCCATggaatttaattgatttcttgGTTTTAGTTTCGCTAATAATTAACCTCGTTTCTTATTTGCACAATGAAGGTAATGTTTCGCGTATTTTCAAAGGGTTGACAGCGTTAAGAGCTTTGAGATGTTTGACAATCAGTACAACCGCTAGACAAACTTTTACGCTGGTTATGTTTGACGGTATCAAAAAGATTGGTGAAGCAGGCCTAATATCATTTAGCTTATTGTTTCCTTTTACTGTATGGGGTCTGAATCTGTTTAGAGGGCGCTTAGGGAAATGTAATGATTCTTCGATGGGTCTAAATTCATGTTTTAATGAATACACAGAAGAAGTTTTTCAATGGGATATTATGATGCCAAGAGTCTACCAGCAACCGCATTTGTATTTTGATTCCTTTGGAAGTGCTTTCAGATCACTCTACGAAATTATCTCTCTAGAAGGATGGGTAGATCTTTTGGAAGATATCATGAATAGTACAGGTGTAGGTTCCATCCCATCAGCTTTTTCTTCAGCGAGTAGTGCAGCTTTTTTGGTTCTGTTCAATTTCTTAAGTATGGTATTTATCCTCAATTTGTTTGTTTCATTTATCATCACCAATCATGCCAAAACAACAGGCCAAGCATACTATACCATCGAAGAAAAATCATGGCTTGAATCCTTGAAACTACTAACCCAAGTTAAACCAAAAGCCATCCCTAATCTTCTTGAAATATCCAACTTTAGAAAATTTTGTTATAGAATAGCCGTTGAAAAGACCAACTTTTATTACGCAATGTTCCTCCAGATTGTATTGTATGTACATATCTTGATGCTACTAACAAAGAGGTATACTAAGTCAACAACCAAAACTTCTGCTGATACGATATATTTTATGATTTCAACAACGATATTTCTAATACAAGAATTACTACGTCTTTGTGGCGAAGGCCTCCACCTGTATATCAAGCAAAAATGGAACATAATAAgacttattattttgatggATTCTTTTGTTTTAACCATCATTGGGTTTAGCGTACCATATATCTGGGTTTGGTTTCATAATATGAAGGAAGTTTTCCATCTAATATTCTTTCTATTCCTCATTCCTCAAAATGATATGCTGAgtgaattaattgaaacAGCGATGGCAAGTTTACCACCAATCCTTTCCTTGACTTATACATGGGcgattttatttttggttTACGCAATTGcattgaatcaaatttttgGCCTCACAAGATTAGGTCCAAACACAAcagataatttgaattttagAACAGTGATCAAAAGTTTGATTGCTTTGTTCAGATGTAGTTTCGGAGAAGGTTGGAACTATATAATGGATGATTTGACAGTACTTGAACCTTATTGTTACGTTAACGATGTTGGCAACAGTGATTGCGGGTCACTCACGTATGCCTACATTCTACTAATGTCTTGGAATGTACTTTCCATGTACATTTTCATGAATATGTTCATTACTTTGATTATTGGTAATTTTAGTTACGTTTACAGAGGTGGTGGTGCTAAATCGGAGATTAATCGTTCGGAGATCAGGAAGTTTGTTGAAGCATGGGCAAAATATGATTCGGATGGTACGGGTGAGTTGGACTTTAGTTATTTGCCGCGATTAATGCATTCTTTTGATGGTCCATTATCTTTCACAATTTGGGAAGGAAGATTGACCATTAAAAACTTAGTAGCTAATTATATGGAGGTGAATCCGAATGATCCGTATGATGTTAAGGTAGATCTCGAAGGACTGAACAAGGAATTGTCAACTCTGGATAAAGGTAAGGTGTTACAAAGAAGATTACAGTACCGGAGATTCGTTCAAGAAGTTTATTATACCAATGCTTATAGAGGAGCTCTGAAGTTTTCAAACTTACTCCAGCAAATCCCATTATACACTGCATATAATCCAAGAGAATGTCTTGGTATTGATCATTATGTTCGTTATTTGTACACGATGGGTAAAGTTGATAAGTATTTGGATAATCGACGTAATGTGGATGTTTTAGACATGGTCGTTACGAGATGGAAATACCGTTTCAGAAAGAATCATGGTgctaataatgaaaatcaTCTATTAACTAGAGTAACGCCAGTCGATCAGATCTCTGAGGTAAACTTCCCGGACAGCTCAGAAGAAGTTAATCAAAACGTCTTACCGCCTTTGACTACACCAAGGATGGATTTTGGTGTCAACAATTTTATGTGGTCACCTAGGAATGCAGAACATAGCCACAACCCATTTGAGAATCTATCAACCTCAGAAGAACATGAAGCTGATGATATTTGATACCCCAAACATTAATAACtacaatatataatacTCTCTTTATAGACTAAAACTTTATAGAACAATaccatttatttttgatgtGTGATATTGACGGTTTGTTTACGTCGATCGACAAAAATTAGTTGATGAACAGCGAATTAATCGTATCAACGACTCTTAGAAAGTTATTTACTTTATTCAAAACGTATAAATAAACGcaatttaaaaaataagtaaaaataattgCGCAAGCCGGGAATCGAACCCGGGGCCCAACGATGGCAACGTTGGATTTTACCACTAAACCACCTGCGCttgtttcttgaaaaattagaatttCTGACGAACTTCCCCAAGGGATCTCAGCATGTGCCCTTATTACCCTCCTCTCATTCTTTTCcttaacaattttttttcccaGTAcaaatttgtaatttttaTACTATGTACGTAAAAGATCTGATTTCAAATTGACTATAACGAATGTTAACTACAAGAGAGGTAATGGGAGGAGATATCAAGGAATAC
Coding sequences within:
- the RPS0A gene encoding 40S ribosomal protein uS2 (similar to Saccharomyces cerevisiae RPS0A (YGR214W) and RPS0B (YLR048W); ancestral locus Anc_5.116) — protein: MSLPATFDLTPEDAQLLLAANTHLGARNVQVHQEPYVFNTRPDGVNVINVGKTWEKLVLAARIIAAIPNPEDVVAISSRTYGQRAVLKYAAHTGATPIAGRFTPGNFTNYITRSFKEPRLVIVTDPRSDAQAIKEASYVNVPVIALTDLDSPSEYVDVAIPCNNRGRHSIGLIWYLLAREVLRLRGALTDRTQPWSIMPDLYFYRNPEEAEQTTEEATEEAGEEEVKEEATEEQAGASEWAEEMPTP
- the RSM27 gene encoding mitochondrial 37S ribosomal protein mS33 (similar to Saccharomyces cerevisiae RSM27 (YGR215W); ancestral locus Anc_5.115); the encoded protein is MPVLKARLLKVAELSAKIFDENFNPTGARTGAKILSQRLKGPAIASYYGNPDVLKFKHLKTLYPNFQFTDPEENYRLAKIEAKKRRGKGAPKKTKKGDVKGKGKK
- the GPI1 gene encoding phosphatidylinositol N-acetylglucosaminyltransferase (similar to Saccharomyces cerevisiae GPI1 (YGR216C); ancestral locus Anc_5.114); this translates as MSNYVFWPRELRDKEKRYESNESIVALAISLEGANTVVLDVLPQELFLHDINLKSPYSLVAIRPKGSNMWVFEDEDSFIIEFLAPPLKSMRFFSLEPIPLILPEKETTDENLLPLAADNFQLLSNHIRYHTTDSRLRATLRLINLFHKHVQELKDLYPTLFTNETIALDYTKVDYMYTWYTSTGLHRFIGCTFLYVSVCICQTAKLVSNSLSTLSIPLVDISATARQIDLRCQQLCYFPLQYVQIKNKISSLWSKEHPSNASEKTDILKEDLPSQYYPEYIRFFNTIWLILNDISFGLILAAIIGQYFDFIISMFHFVVHFFINNILIKGSKTLANNPFGVKLNEELGVFLSDIFLWIISFFYESFIEPITRENNLGIFLKITIQVTCCIGCSFGISMIVDFFSILFLPIYIFYHISRKLYHWDLSIMLSLFYLFCGKKNNVLRDRIDHNYFQLDQMLVGTVLFIILLFLTPTVLAFYVFYTFLQMTVVSVEIGLESLIALINHFPLFVLMLRLKDPKRIPGGISIVKKVTDIHTNEAYVLQLQNSPIKIGTMFKPYSALMTQMKINYFSVGTVKKIAGGLPIMMNRNKLYYILYSSLPKTSPSILELYLPLKDALVGKQQE
- the CCH1 gene encoding calcium channel protein CCH1 (similar to Saccharomyces cerevisiae CCH1 (YGR217W); ancestral locus Anc_5.113), encoding MDGRRSRAFTEPSEAQDIFRDPDDQTNHNGQDAPKPIIIPQLNIIPPHNQSDETLEGSSTQLESKMAKIFRTHIGYNKDTRKHPKLSLRTNSDSQISIQSDGISPNIHSAFPTLQNIGTKDERLRSPLPSERSNRRPSASSSNPDAPPRSAKVLSLIAPEDMDEFEDLEKEFRNAIDEKGLTWLPQVSPKKPATVDTTSQNGHDELRVSGKWSYNNEQTPEEGPSRTPNSAGVYGDGSIFVDDIGSKELDTSFKENDIAVSTISLPLPDFEQPLNKPILKTLKLYGNSIAMIPPTNPIRIRLARFHTDRRYKTAYFLLLLFFTILLSYRTYNPRNVDFFYILTNWSDYVILTLFAYFTVNDITKILAFGFWDDSQMFDAQGRNYRTIVNRIGFWKSYKHLRKKYGSNIIDFFIPPKLLNLEEKAKSKKHHLKSSLTKEEFEQEEKLFYSPRAFARSSWNRIDLVSSFSFWLGIFLSIRGYDKRVGIRVFKPLSVLRILRLVNTDTGLSSILRGVKHGIRQLINVGFMLVYFWAFFGILGVQTFKGSFRRQCVWINPENPTDTYQYSNQFCGGYLEPVTKARMPYVFADGSPGPISKGFLCPQYSQCISNSNPYNGRISFDNIVNSMEMVFIIMSANTFTDLMYYTMDSDEMAACLFFLFSIFVLTIWMMNLLIAVLVSSFELANEKFKRKKLVAPSYESMPVRFIKGYWKYFQVKAAQTKFPNWASRSLRYYRKIEWTMVVLILTDLIMRSCIDATTTADSLLYFAKVDRAISIVLFLESMFRLLCHFPNIWKFLTNTSYVYDFVISIVTLITSCLAADKRLGRVYYWLSIFQISRFYRVILSFPFVKKLWKQVLKNGIMIWNLSSFYFSLTFLSSIIMALYFEGVIPLDAMQDNLLGMTSLPNSFLSLFVIGSTENWTDILYALQQYSPNISSAFFCSVLLIIWFILSNSVVLNIFIALISQSLEIDEDQKRPLQIKHYLKYVYPQKIQEYTHATLITRIRKKFFSRTSPQETSDFKQFLIRGTAIMNIAQNMDELAKELKESQEDAPLNTVFFWCRKLIAYIPFKKIRLYSDNPFYKKPEVVFTEVNDTNGKTYVLELNEFEDEKLAYLRMHPAFNYSYFIFPPRHRFRKFCQRLVPPSTGKRTDGIRFYEDETDLYSKRRYFHHLERDVFVFLYAIVTVLLVVCSCYVTPIYRRDHHMNVWSWDTSLDCAFIFVFLFEFMVKTVADGWLYSPNAYIRNPWNLIDFLVLVSLIINLVSYLHNEGNVSRIFKGLTALRALRCLTISTTARQTFTLVMFDGIKKIGEAGLISFSLLFPFTVWGLNLFRGRLGKCNDSSMGLNSCFNEYTEEVFQWDIMMPRVYQQPHLYFDSFGSAFRSLYEIISLEGWVDLLEDIMNSTGVGSIPSAFSSASSAAFLVLFNFLSMVFILNLFVSFIITNHAKTTGQAYYTIEEKSWLESLKLLTQVKPKAIPNLLEISNFRKFCYRIAVEKTNFYYAMFLQIVLYVHILMLLTKRYTKSTTKTSADTIYFMISTTIFLIQELLRLCGEGLHLYIKQKWNIIRLIILMDSFVLTIIGFSVPYIWVWFHNMKEVFHLIFFLFLIPQNDMLSELIETAMASLPPILSLTYTWAILFLVYAIALNQIFGLTRLGPNTTDNLNFRTVIKSLIALFRCSFGEGWNYIMDDLTVLEPYCYVNDVGNSDCGSLTYAYILLMSWNVLSMYIFMNMFITLIIGNFSYVYRGGGAKSEINRSEIRKFVEAWAKYDSDGTGELDFSYLPRLMHSFDGPLSFTIWEGRLTIKNLVANYMEVNPNDPYDVKVDLEGLNKELSTLDKGKVLQRRLQYRRFVQEVYYTNAYRGALKFSNLLQQIPLYTAYNPRECLGIDHYVRYLYTMGKVDKYLDNRRNVDVLDMVVTRWKYRFRKNHGANNENHLLTRVTPVDQISEVNFPDSSEEVNQNVLPPLTTPRMDFGVNNFMWSPRNAEHSHNPFENLSTSEEHEADDI